From the Lysinibacillus fusiformis genome, the window GATACGTCAAGTGCAGAGATTGGCTCATCGGCAATGATAAACTTAGGATCTAAGCTTAGTGCACGGGCAATCCCAATACGTTGACGTTGACCACCAGAGAATTCGTGTGCGTAACGATTCGCGTGCTCTTTGTTTAAACCAACAGCTTCAAGTAATTCTTGGATTTTCGCACGACGTTCTTTTTTATCCTTGTAAAGGCCATGGATATCAAAGGCTTCACCAATGATCTCGCCAGCTGTCATACGAGGGTTTAAAGAAGCGTAAGGATCTTGGAAAATCATTTGCATTTGACGGTTAAATTTCTTTAACTCATTTTTAGATTTTTTTCCATGGACATTTTCACCATCGAAAACAATCTCGCCACCTGTAATATCATATAATCGAATGATTGAACGACCAGTAGTTGACTTACCACAACCTGATTCACCCACAAGACCAAGTGTTTCACCTTCGTAAACGTCGAAGCTGATACCATCTACAGCTTTGATAGGATTACTTGGCGAACCAAAATGCTGCTGTAAATTTTTGATTTCAAGAATTTTTTTCGCACCAGTTTTAGTCATTTTCTTGTGCCTCCTTTGCTAAATACCCTTCAATACGTTTAGCAACCGCATCTGGAAGAGGAATCTTTGGTGCATCAGGATGCAACAACCAAGTTTTTGCAAAATGTGTTTCACTTACTTGGAACATTGGTGGCTCTTGTTCATAATCAATCGCCATAGCATACTCGTTACGAGCTGCAAATGCATCACCCTTAGGTGGATTCGTAAGATCTGGTGGTGAGCCTGGAATCGTACGTAATAGCTCATCAGTATCATTATCTAAATCTGGCATTGAACCAAGTAGACCCCATGTGTAAGGATGCTTTGGATTATAGAAAATATCATTCACAGTACCATATTCTACGATTTGGCCAGCGTACATTACTGCTACACGGTCAGCGATATTCGCTACTACACCTAAATCGTGTGTAATGAAAATGATAGATGTTTTCGAGTTTTTCTGAATTTCTTTCATTAATTCTAAAATTTGCGCTTGAATTGTTACGTCTAGAGCTGTTGTCGGCTCATCGGCAATTAATAGCTTAGGATCAGCTGCAAGGGCAATGGCAATTACAACACGTTGACGCATACCACCTGAAAATTCATGTGGGTATTGGTTATAACGTTTCTCAGGGAAGGGAATACCTACCTGTGTTAAAAGCTCAATGGCACGTTTTTTGGCATCGTTTTTAGAAACCTTTTTGTGTTGCAAAATTACTTCAGTTATTTGACGTCCGACCTTCATTGTTGGATTCAAACTTGTCATTGGATCTTGGAAAATCATTGCAATTTCATTTCCGCGTACTTTAGACATTTCTTTATCAGTTAATGGAACTAAATCACGGCCATTGAATAAAATTTGTCCTGACTCATAAATACCAGGTGGCTGGGGAATTAGTTTCATTAACGCATTACTCGTAACACTTTTACCAGAACCAGATTCACCTACTATAGCGAGTGTTTCACCCTCCTTTAAATCAAAGTTAACACCACGTACAGCATGTACAAGTCCTGCATAAGTTTTAAAGTTAATTTTTAAATCTTTTACTTCTAGAATTGTTTTACTCATTTCGGCCACCTCCTTATTTACGTAGTTTTGGATCTAGAGCATCACGTAAGCCGTCACCAACTGCGTTAAACGCAAAGATTGTTAGTGAGATAAATACCGCAGGGAAAATCAAGCGCCATGGAGCATTGGCAATGGCTTTATTACCATCAGAGGCCATTGTACCCCAAGAAGCTGTTGGAGCAGGAACCCCAAGACCAAGGTAACTTAGGAATGATTCAGTGAAAATAGCAGATGGAATTGTTAAAGTCATCGTTACTAAGATTGCACCAAGAGCATTCGGAACTAAGTGTTTAATAATTAAATGACTTGTACTAGCACCTAATGTACGAGCAGCAAGAACATATTCTTGATTTTTGATAGATAATACTTCACCACGAACGATACGTGCCATGTTAATCCATCCAGTGATGGATAGGGCAACAATCATAGGAATTAAACCAGGTTGCATAACAACTAAAAGTACAATTACAACTAAAAGGTAAGGTACAGCTGTTAAAACGTCAGCAATACGCATCATGATGTTATCAACGCGACCGCCTGCTAAGCCTGAAATACTTCCCCAAATAACACCGATAATTAAGTCAATAATCGCTGCTGCAATTCCGATAAATAGGGAAATACGAGCTCCTTCCCATATACGAACGAAGATATCACGACCAAGGTCATCCGTCCCAAACCAAAATTGTGCAGATGGTGGTGAGTTGTAAACACCTAGCTGATCACTTGCTTTATATTGAGAAAACATTGGTACGAATGTAGCCATTAAAATAACAATGATTAAAATAATTACCCCAATGATGGCTAATTTGTTATGAGAGAAACGGAGAAATACTTCTTTCCAAAAGGAGACTGATTTGTCAGCTAATTTTTCCGTTGCTTCATGATTACCACCAACAATTTTAAACTTATCTTTTTCAATTTGTTGCTGTGTCATTATTTTTTCGCTCCTTTCAGTTTAATACGCGGATCAATCACACTATATAGAATATCAACGATTAATACCGCAAATAAAAGGATGATGGAAAAGAACACTGTCGTACCCATAATGACTGTATAGTCACGGTTTGTAATACTTTGGACGAAGTGTTTACCAAGTCCAGGAATAGCGAAAATTTGCTCAACAATGAAACTACCTGTTACAACACCAGCTGTTAATGGACCAAGATAAGTTACGACTGGTAGAAGGGCATTTCGTAATGTATGTCGGAATACAATTGTCCATCTTCCAATACCTTTAGCGCGAGCCATTTTAACATAATCACTATTGTTTTGCTCAAGCATACTTGAACGTGTTAATTTTGCGATAAAGCCCATATGAGTTAAAGCGATTGCAAGGGCAGGCAGTATACTATACTGAAAGCCTTTCCATCCACTAATAGGGAACCAGCCTAGTTTAAAGGCTAAGAAATACTGCATTAAACCCGCTAAGATAAATGAAGGTACTGATATAAATAGCACCGCAAAGGACGTTGCCAAATAATCCGGGAACTTATTATGATATAGCGCGGAAACTACGCCAATTAAAATACCGAATCCAATTGCTAATAGCATAGCTTCAATCCCTAATGTTAAAGAAACAGGGAAACTTTCAGAAATCATATCATTTGTAGAACGCGCTTTATATTTCATTGACTCACCGAAATTGAAAGTGGCCGTATCGATTAAATAATCTTTATATTGAATATACCAAGGGTTATTTAATCCATACGTTTCGTTTAACTTCTCCTCAATTTGAGGTGGGAAATTACGTTCACTCGCGAAAGGACTACCAGGAGCGAGACGCATTAAGAAAAACGTAACCGTTACGATGACGAAAAGCGCGAGAAGTATATACATCAGCCTTTTCAAAATATATTTAATCACATAAAACTCCTCCTTCTATTTGTCAATTTTCAGACAAATATATGCCTTCGTATTTTAAAAAGAGCTGACTCGCGCCGAAGTGGCTACGAGGCAGCTCTTCGCTGTAGAGCTAAATAAGCGAATTATTGTTGATTATTTCTCTACTTTAACCTCTTTAAGAGAGATGTTACCAAGGATGTCTGCCTTCATGTCTTTCACATAATCTTGTATTACAGAAAGGTTCGTGTAGTAGTAAATTGGAACAACTGGGAACTCAGAAACAGCAATTGATTCAGCTTGTTTTAAAAGCTCAAGGCGCTTCGCTGGATCTGCTTCTGTATTAGATTGATCTAATAATTTTTTGTATTCTGCATTTTCCCAACCTGTATCATTGTTACCGTTTGCAGCAGTGTCATACATTTCTAAGAATGTATAAGCATCGTTGTAGTCACCAACCCAGCCCATACGGCCAACTTGGTAATCTAATTGGTTAAGTTTTTCTAAATAAACTTGCCATTCAGAGTTATCTAGACTTACAGTGATACCAAGGTTTTTAGTCCAGCCCTCTTGAACGTATTGTGCGATAGCAGCGTGTGCTTCACTTGTGTTGTAAGAAAGGTTAATTTTTACATCTGCTGGGTTTGTAATACCAAGTTCTTTCATACCTGCTTCAAGTGCTGCTTTAGCACCTTCGATATCGTTATCTTTGTAGTAACCACGGTCTTCTTCAAAGCCGTGAACAGCAGTAGGAACCATACCTAATGCAGGTTTTTGCTCACCTTTAGTAATGTTGTCAATTAAACCTTGACGATCAAGTGCTAATGCTAACGCTTTACGGATGTTAGCGTTTCCAGTGATTTTATCTTTTGTATTTAGCTTGTACCAGTAAACAGAAGCTTGGTCATTGATATTTAATGTACCATCAGCTTTAAATCCATCGATAGCATCAAGTGCTACAGTTTGGAAAGGTGCTCCAAGGTAATCAATTTCGCCACCTTTGAACATTGTTACTGCTGTTGCTTCAGATTCAACCATACCGATATTAACTGTGTCTAAAGCCACTTTATCAGCATCCCAGTATTCTGGGTTTTTCTTTAATACGATTGTATCGTTGTGTCTCCACTCATCTAATACGAATGGTCCGTTTGTTACAAAGTTTTCACCAGCATCTGTATACCACTCATCATTACCTTCAACTACTTTTTGGTTTAATGGTGCATATGTTTTGAATGCTGTTAATTCTAAGAAGTAAGGTGTTGGGTTTTCTAAAGTTACTACTAATGTTTTCTCATCTTCAGCTTTAACGCCTACATCATCAGCAGAACCTTCACCATTGTTGTATGCTGCAGCACCTTTAATTGAGTAAAGGATTGAAGCATATTCAGAAAGATTGTCTGGGTTTAATGCCCATTTCCAAGCGTATTCGAAGTCACTAGCTACTACTGGATCTCCGTTTGACCATTTTGCATCACGTAATTTGAACGTGTAAGTTTTTAGGTCTTCGCTAACTTCCCAGCTCTCAGCCGCAGCTGCAACTGGACGAGCGTCTGCATCAAGTGTTGTTAATCCTTCAAAAGTATTTGTAAGAATAACACCAGAAGTTGTATCTGTTGCTAATGCAGGATGAAGTGATGGTGGCTCAGAAGCTACTACTACGTTTAATTCGCCACCTGATGAAGTTGTTTCTTCTGTAGAACCAGAATCTTTTCCTTCGTCTTTTGGTTTGCTAGACGAATCTCCTCCACCAAAGCCACATGCAGCAAGTACTAAAGAAAATACTGCAAGAACTGTTAGTAATAAA encodes:
- a CDS encoding ABC transporter permease; the encoded protein is MIKYILKRLMYILLALFVIVTVTFFLMRLAPGSPFASERNFPPQIEEKLNETYGLNNPWYIQYKDYLIDTATFNFGESMKYKARSTNDMISESFPVSLTLGIEAMLLAIGFGILIGVVSALYHNKFPDYLATSFAVLFISVPSFILAGLMQYFLAFKLGWFPISGWKGFQYSILPALAIALTHMGFIAKLTRSSMLEQNNSDYVKMARAKGIGRWTIVFRHTLRNALLPVVTYLGPLTAGVVTGSFIVEQIFAIPGLGKHFVQSITNRDYTVIMGTTVFFSIILLFAVLIVDILYSVIDPRIKLKGAKK
- a CDS encoding ABC transporter ATP-binding protein is translated as MSKTILEVKDLKINFKTYAGLVHAVRGVNFDLKEGETLAIVGESGSGKSVTSNALMKLIPQPPGIYESGQILFNGRDLVPLTDKEMSKVRGNEIAMIFQDPMTSLNPTMKVGRQITEVILQHKKVSKNDAKKRAIELLTQVGIPFPEKRYNQYPHEFSGGMRQRVVIAIALAADPKLLIADEPTTALDVTIQAQILELMKEIQKNSKTSIIFITHDLGVVANIADRVAVMYAGQIVEYGTVNDIFYNPKHPYTWGLLGSMPDLDNDTDELLRTIPGSPPDLTNPPKGDAFAARNEYAMAIDYEQEPPMFQVSETHFAKTWLLHPDAPKIPLPDAVAKRIEGYLAKEAQEND
- a CDS encoding peptide ABC transporter substrate-binding protein, which translates into the protein MNKNKKFLLLTVLAVFSLVLAACGFGGGDSSSKPKDEGKDSGSTEETTSSGGELNVVVASEPPSLHPALATDTTSGVILTNTFEGLTTLDADARPVAAAAESWEVSEDLKTYTFKLRDAKWSNGDPVVASDFEYAWKWALNPDNLSEYASILYSIKGAAAYNNGEGSADDVGVKAEDEKTLVVTLENPTPYFLELTAFKTYAPLNQKVVEGNDEWYTDAGENFVTNGPFVLDEWRHNDTIVLKKNPEYWDADKVALDTVNIGMVESEATAVTMFKGGEIDYLGAPFQTVALDAIDGFKADGTLNINDQASVYWYKLNTKDKITGNANIRKALALALDRQGLIDNITKGEQKPALGMVPTAVHGFEEDRGYYKDNDIEGAKAALEAGMKELGITNPADVKINLSYNTSEAHAAIAQYVQEGWTKNLGITVSLDNSEWQVYLEKLNQLDYQVGRMGWVGDYNDAYTFLEMYDTAANGNNDTGWENAEYKKLLDQSNTEADPAKRLELLKQAESIAVSEFPVVPIYYYTNLSVIQDYVKDMKADILGNISLKEVKVEK
- a CDS encoding ABC transporter permease, which produces MTQQQIEKDKFKIVGGNHEATEKLADKSVSFWKEVFLRFSHNKLAIIGVIILIIVILMATFVPMFSQYKASDQLGVYNSPPSAQFWFGTDDLGRDIFVRIWEGARISLFIGIAAAIIDLIIGVIWGSISGLAGGRVDNIMMRIADVLTAVPYLLVVIVLLVVMQPGLIPMIVALSITGWINMARIVRGEVLSIKNQEYVLAARTLGASTSHLIIKHLVPNALGAILVTMTLTIPSAIFTESFLSYLGLGVPAPTASWGTMASDGNKAIANAPWRLIFPAVFISLTIFAFNAVGDGLRDALDPKLRK
- a CDS encoding ABC transporter ATP-binding protein; its protein translation is MTKTGAKKILEIKNLQQHFGSPSNPIKAVDGISFDVYEGETLGLVGESGCGKSTTGRSIIRLYDITGGEIVFDGENVHGKKSKNELKKFNRQMQMIFQDPYASLNPRMTAGEIIGEAFDIHGLYKDKKERRAKIQELLEAVGLNKEHANRYAHEFSGGQRQRIGIARALSLDPKFIIADEPISALDVSIQAQVVNLLKQLQKERGLTYLFIAHDLSMVKYISDRIAVMYRGKIMEIGKADDIYNHPVHPYTKSLLSAIPLPDPMSEKRRQRIQYKHTEVDESASYHEVGDQHYVYGTADLVKTWIANR